The Sphingomonas sp. genome contains a region encoding:
- the flgG gene encoding flagellar basal-body rod protein FlgG produces MRTLSIAATGMLAQQTNVDVISNNIANMNTTAFKKQRAEFQDLLYQQVSRPGSSTGGDTKVPAGIQIGSGVKTGGVYRINQQGSLQQTDNPYDMAVQGKGYFQVTMPDGTTSYTRDGSFQISDQGELVTQDGYPVQPGITIPQGALDVSISKTGLVEVTVAGNTQPQQLGQLQLATFMNENGLEAKGGNLFLETAASGQPTVGSPGDTGIGTLTQGFIEGSNVNPVSEITSLITAQRAYEMNSRVLKTADEMLATTSQMR; encoded by the coding sequence ATGCGTACGCTTTCCATCGCCGCGACGGGCATGCTGGCCCAGCAGACCAATGTCGACGTGATTTCGAACAACATCGCCAACATGAACACCACCGCGTTCAAGAAGCAGCGCGCCGAGTTTCAGGACCTGTTGTACCAGCAGGTCTCGCGTCCGGGCTCGTCGACCGGCGGGGACACCAAGGTGCCGGCCGGCATCCAGATCGGCTCGGGCGTGAAGACCGGCGGCGTGTATCGCATCAACCAGCAGGGCTCGCTGCAGCAGACCGACAATCCCTACGACATGGCGGTGCAGGGCAAGGGCTATTTCCAGGTCACGATGCCCGATGGCACCACCAGCTATACCCGCGACGGTTCGTTCCAGATCTCCGACCAGGGCGAACTGGTGACCCAGGACGGCTATCCGGTGCAGCCTGGCATCACCATTCCGCAGGGCGCGCTGGACGTCAGCATTTCCAAGACCGGCCTGGTCGAGGTGACCGTCGCCGGCAACACCCAGCCGCAGCAGCTCGGTCAGCTTCAGCTCGCCACCTTCATGAACGAGAACGGTCTGGAAGCGAAGGGCGGCAATCTGTTCCTCGAAACTGCCGCTTCGGGCCAGCCGACGGTCGGCTCGCCCGGCGACACCGGCATCGGAACGCTGACCCAGGGCTTCATCGAAGGCTCGAACGTCAACCCGGTATCGGAGATCACCTCGCTGATCACCGCGCAGCGCGCCTATGAAATGAACAGCCGCGTGCTCAAGACCGCGGACGAGATGCTGGCGACGACCAGCCAGATGCGCTGA
- the flgA gene encoding flagellar basal body P-ring formation chaperone FlgA: MSALLGLLLRVAMPAEDVPVAVVQQPVARGERIEMGDLSIETRPEASARGALRPQDAVGMDAARALTPGTLLRRGDVMKPQLVKRGEPVTARIVSGAMVITAAGRALGGGAQGDPVRIVVTATNRTLDGFVDGSGTVRISTP, encoded by the coding sequence ATGTCCGCGCTGCTGGGCCTGTTGCTGCGCGTGGCGATGCCTGCCGAGGACGTGCCGGTGGCGGTGGTCCAGCAGCCGGTCGCGCGCGGGGAGCGGATCGAGATGGGCGACCTCTCGATCGAAACCCGCCCCGAGGCGAGCGCGCGCGGCGCGCTCCGCCCGCAAGACGCCGTGGGCATGGACGCGGCGCGCGCCCTTACCCCCGGGACGCTGCTTCGCCGCGGCGACGTGATGAAGCCGCAGCTGGTCAAGCGCGGCGAGCCGGTGACCGCCAGGATCGTCTCCGGTGCCATGGTCATCACCGCTGCCGGCCGCGCGCTCGGCGGCGGTGCCCAGGGCGATCCGGTGCGGATCGTCGTCACTGCCACCAACCGTACGCTCGACGGCTTCGTCGACGGATCGGGCACGGTGCGGATCTCCACTCCCTGA
- the flgH gene encoding flagellar basal body L-ring protein FlgH, translating to MRKIILAVALTATLSGCGAVGRLKTVGKAPRLSTMDPVDAPDVEPSLASPLDRSNRVRPEQPANAPTASLFRTGAGAFFRDQRAGRVGDILTIKIAIADKADIGNNTSRTRGGSETSGISSLLGLQTPIKKLTGTDPSKLVDTNSGSKYSGGGTTVRSETINMTMAAIVTQVLPNGNLMIRGRQEVRVNFEMRELIVTGIIRPEDIARDNSIQHSQIAEARVIYGGKGQLTDAQQARWGQQIYDALFPF from the coding sequence ATGCGTAAGATCATTCTTGCAGTGGCGCTTACCGCCACGCTTTCGGGCTGCGGTGCGGTCGGCCGGCTGAAGACGGTGGGCAAGGCGCCCAGGCTCTCGACCATGGATCCGGTCGATGCCCCCGATGTCGAGCCGTCGCTTGCCTCCCCGCTGGATCGCTCCAATCGGGTGCGACCCGAGCAGCCGGCCAATGCGCCGACCGCGTCGCTGTTCCGCACCGGCGCCGGCGCCTTCTTCCGCGACCAGCGCGCGGGGCGGGTGGGCGACATCCTGACGATCAAGATCGCGATCGCAGACAAAGCCGATATCGGCAACAACACCTCACGGACGCGCGGCGGCTCCGAAACCAGCGGCATCTCCAGCCTGCTGGGCCTGCAGACGCCGATCAAGAAGCTGACGGGCACCGATCCGTCCAAGCTGGTGGACACCAATTCGGGCTCGAAATATTCGGGCGGGGGCACCACCGTGCGATCGGAGACGATCAATATGACGATGGCCGCCATCGTCACCCAGGTGCTGCCCAACGGCAATCTGATGATCCGCGGCCGTCAGGAAGTGCGGGTGAATTTCGAGATGCGCGAGCTGATCGTCACCGGCATCATCCGGCCGGAGGACATCGCGCGCGACAACTCGATCCAGCACAGCCAGATCGCCGAGGCGCGCGTCATCTATGGCGGCAAGGGGCAGCTGACCGATGCGCAGCAGGCGCGCTGGGGGCAGCAGATCTACGACGCACTGTTCCCGTTCTGA
- a CDS encoding flagellin: MAFSVNTNVGAMAALQSLTSTQKDLATTQSRINTGLSVSSTKDDSASYTIAQGLRGDLGGLKAVSSSLSRAKSVTDVAVAGAEQISDIVNQMKAKATQAADSGIDTSTRDALNKDFTALRDQITTIVNASDFNGTNLLKASGGQVTALQSLQDSNTTTTAWNPDSLSVANQGLDLGGSTITVASSGQINSQAAAQSMVDTLTTTQNNLKTTLSTLGAASRKIDAQQTFTSKLSDVIDGGIGNLVDADLAKESARLQALQVKQQLGVQALSIANQAPQTITSLFR, translated from the coding sequence ATGGCTTTTTCGGTTAACACCAATGTCGGCGCAATGGCGGCTCTCCAGAGCCTGACCTCGACCCAGAAGGACCTGGCCACCACCCAGAGCCGCATCAACACCGGCCTGTCGGTGTCCTCGACCAAGGACGACTCGGCTTCGTACACCATCGCACAGGGCCTCCGTGGCGACCTGGGCGGCCTGAAGGCGGTTTCGTCGTCGCTCAGCCGCGCCAAGAGCGTGACGGACGTCGCCGTTGCCGGTGCCGAGCAGATCTCCGACATCGTCAACCAGATGAAGGCAAAGGCCACGCAGGCTGCCGACTCCGGTATCGACACGTCGACCCGTGACGCCCTGAACAAGGACTTCACGGCGCTTCGTGACCAGATCACCACGATCGTCAACGCGTCGGACTTCAACGGGACGAACCTGCTCAAGGCTTCGGGTGGTCAGGTGACCGCGCTGCAGTCGCTGCAGGATTCGAACACCACGACCACCGCATGGAACCCCGACTCGCTGAGCGTTGCGAACCAGGGCCTCGACCTGGGCGGCTCGACGATCACCGTCGCGTCGAGCGGTCAGATCAACTCGCAGGCTGCGGCACAGTCGATGGTCGACACGCTCACCACGACCCAGAACAACCTGAAGACCACGCTCAGCACGCTGGGTGCCGCCTCGCGCAAGATCGACGCGCAGCAGACCTTCACCAGCAAGCTGTCGGACGTGATCGACGGCGGCATCGGCAACCTCGTCGACGCCGATCTGGCGAAGGAATCGGCTCGATTGCAGGCTCTGCAGGTCAAGCAGCAGCTGGGTGTTCAGGCTCTGTCGATCGCCAACCAGGCGCCGCAGACGATCACTTCGCTGTTCCGCTAA
- a CDS encoding flagellar hook assembly protein FlgD, which translates to MTLVSSATAGTGQSATTESSTKLTADYNLFLKLLTTQLQNQDPTNPMDSSQYTQQLVQYSQVEQSITQNKTLNSILSSLNMSSLTSSTAMIGQPVQLDSDKAGLSAATPAQWQWDATNPIDKLTATITDAKGKTVESYDIAVQGSSGQFSWDGSTKGGTKYTDGLYQLTLTGTTTAGAKITTTAKAMGKVDDVQMLNGSPVVSINGAQYPTSMILKIAK; encoded by the coding sequence ATGACTCTCGTCTCTTCGGCCACCGCGGGTACGGGGCAATCCGCCACGACCGAATCGTCCACCAAGCTGACGGCGGACTACAACCTGTTCCTCAAACTGCTGACCACGCAGTTGCAGAACCAGGATCCGACCAACCCGATGGATAGCTCGCAATACACGCAGCAGCTGGTCCAATATTCGCAGGTCGAGCAGTCGATCACGCAGAACAAGACGCTGAACTCGATCCTGTCGAGCCTCAACATGAGCTCGCTGACGTCGAGCACGGCGATGATCGGCCAGCCGGTGCAGCTGGATTCCGACAAGGCCGGCCTCAGCGCCGCCACGCCGGCGCAGTGGCAATGGGACGCGACCAATCCGATCGACAAGCTGACCGCCACGATCACCGATGCCAAGGGCAAGACGGTCGAAAGCTACGACATCGCCGTGCAAGGCAGTTCGGGCCAGTTCAGCTGGGATGGCAGCACCAAGGGCGGCACCAAGTATACGGATGGCCTGTATCAGCTGACGCTTACCGGCACGACCACGGCCGGCGCGAAGATCACCACCACCGCCAAGGCGATGGGCAAGGTGGACGACGTCCAGATGCTCAATGGATCGCCGGTGGTATCGATCAATGGCGCCCAATACCCCACCAGCATGATCTTGAAGATCGCAAAGTAA
- a CDS encoding flagellar hook-length control protein FliK has protein sequence MNVTNIGSPFAAPVSQEGAANAAAATGFAGLLGGVGSGGVSGWAGQGLVFAGAGTTGLLGTQTTTPLLPVAPDANAVPADKPQVGITQLLATAAPAGITPPVATGGNPLADAIAKALAGARGKADDAVATPDAKPDEVPAELGTADIGALAPKPIAADPKLGNAGPRGATVPKSNLAEAKPEPAGVVAEPLVAAAKPVEEDVVPARPTAAVKLVKHARAAGGDKTGLDPAGAPLPAPEATTPMVLQPIAVPVAPQSQSAAQPSSAQPQAAPSKAGGVSGPRFAKAEAMTGNDSATAQTPPDKITDLADAVGAGPQAGGGDGGNAGDHGQQHFGQQLAAADTRHAGTGTVPFPTASGHVASPATAAPAAAAAPAAEPMLNARAGELGRSLGVEIARKVDAGEDMLRVRMNPAELGRVEVMLAFDDKGRVQATMRAESQHTLELLRQEAPDLGRALDQAGIRSDSSSFRFESRDGGSNSGGSGQQASQQQSRGGNQQFHDEPDAQTAAYRPIRGDGQVDLIA, from the coding sequence ATGAACGTCACGAACATCGGCTCCCCCTTCGCCGCCCCCGTATCGCAGGAGGGCGCCGCGAATGCGGCCGCCGCTACCGGCTTTGCAGGATTGCTGGGCGGCGTGGGATCGGGTGGCGTGAGCGGCTGGGCGGGCCAGGGGCTCGTCTTCGCCGGCGCGGGTACGACGGGACTGCTCGGCACGCAGACTACTACCCCGCTCTTGCCCGTCGCCCCGGATGCGAATGCGGTCCCGGCCGACAAGCCGCAAGTGGGTATCACCCAGTTGCTTGCCACCGCCGCGCCGGCCGGCATCACCCCACCGGTCGCGACCGGCGGCAACCCGCTTGCCGACGCGATCGCCAAGGCACTCGCCGGCGCGCGCGGCAAGGCTGACGACGCCGTGGCTACGCCTGATGCCAAGCCGGACGAAGTGCCCGCGGAGCTCGGGACAGCGGATATCGGCGCGCTCGCGCCAAAGCCGATTGCCGCTGATCCAAAGCTGGGGAACGCAGGACCGCGCGGGGCAACCGTACCCAAGTCCAACCTCGCAGAGGCAAAGCCGGAGCCCGCCGGCGTGGTAGCCGAACCGCTGGTGGCCGCAGCAAAGCCGGTGGAAGAGGACGTTGTGCCCGCACGGCCGACGGCCGCGGTCAAGCTCGTCAAGCACGCACGTGCCGCCGGGGGGGACAAGACCGGTCTTGATCCCGCCGGCGCGCCGTTGCCAGCGCCGGAAGCGACCACGCCGATGGTCCTCCAGCCGATAGCGGTACCCGTCGCCCCGCAGTCGCAGTCGGCCGCCCAGCCGTCATCGGCGCAACCGCAAGCGGCACCGAGCAAGGCTGGCGGCGTGAGCGGGCCGCGCTTTGCCAAGGCGGAAGCCATGACCGGGAACGATTCCGCGACCGCCCAAACGCCCCCCGACAAGATCACCGATCTGGCCGATGCGGTCGGGGCCGGGCCCCAAGCCGGCGGTGGCGATGGCGGCAACGCCGGCGACCATGGCCAGCAGCATTTCGGCCAGCAGCTCGCCGCGGCGGATACGCGTCATGCCGGCACCGGCACGGTGCCCTTTCCCACCGCCTCCGGCCACGTCGCGTCGCCAGCAACCGCAGCGCCCGCCGCGGCAGCCGCGCCGGCTGCCGAGCCGATGCTCAACGCACGTGCCGGCGAGCTGGGCCGCAGCCTCGGCGTCGAGATCGCCCGCAAGGTCGATGCCGGCGAGGATATGCTCCGCGTGCGAATGAACCCGGCCGAGCTCGGGCGCGTCGAAGTCATGCTCGCGTTCGACGACAAGGGCCGCGTCCAGGCGACGATGCGCGCCGAAAGCCAGCACACGCTCGAGCTGCTTCGCCAGGAAGCCCCCGATCTCGGCCGCGCGCTCGATCAGGCCGGTATCCGCAGCGACTCGAGCAGCTTCCGCTTCGAAAGCCGCGACGGCGGGAGCAACAGCGGCGGCAGCGGCCAGCAGGCCTCGCAGCAGCAGTCGCGCGGCGGCAACCAGCAGTTTCACGACGAACCCGACGCCCAGACCGCGGCCTATCGCCCGATCCGTGGCGACGGCCAAGTCGACCTCATCGCCTAA
- the flhA gene encoding flagellar biosynthesis protein FlhA, with protein sequence MPPVVLKFLDRIGANRDMALAGGVIAIIAMLILPMPGWMLDMGLALSITVSVMILMTALFIEKPLELSAFPTILLIATMLRLGLNLASTRLILGHGHEGPDAAGGVIGAFGEFLMGGETIIGLTIFMILVVINFVVITKGAGRIAEVAARFSLDSMPGKQMAIDADLSAGMINEEQAKQRRSEVEAESGFYGAMDGASKFVKGDAVAGLLITAINIVVGLGIGVIEHGVPIGEAFRTYTVLTAGDGLVSQIPALIVSTAAGLLVSKGGVAGKTGAALGDQLGRYPKAFGMVSFLMGALALMPGLPFIPFAAFSALSGWVAWEMSRRSTAKAARQRIQAAQEVAQSQAVEQPISETLAIDAVRIEIGYALLPMINDDTREPRLDDQVRALRRQMATEYGFVLPSVRIIDNMGLKPNEYVISIKETEAARGDIRLEKLLLINPGGGSVGLPGEVTKEPVFGLPALWIDRELRDEAGFRGLTVVDCGTIIATHLTELVKENIADLLSYTETQKLLTEVHKESEKLVADIIPSKVSVSSVQRILQNLLAEQISIRDIPTILEGIAESAPLTSNLTTITEHVRSRLARQISASQARGDAIPVVTLSADWDQAFADSILGAGDDRQLAMAPSALQQFIGAVRETYDRLAQDGEIPVMLTSPSIRPFVRSIIERVRPATVVLSQNEIHARARIRALGVIG encoded by the coding sequence ATGCCTCCCGTCGTCCTGAAATTCCTCGATCGCATCGGCGCCAACCGCGACATGGCGCTGGCCGGCGGCGTGATCGCGATCATCGCGATGCTGATCCTGCCGATGCCGGGCTGGATGCTCGACATGGGCCTGGCCCTGTCGATTACCGTCTCGGTGATGATCCTGATGACGGCGCTGTTCATCGAGAAGCCGCTGGAGCTCAGCGCCTTCCCGACGATCCTGCTGATCGCGACGATGCTGCGGCTGGGCCTGAACCTGGCCTCGACGCGCCTGATCCTGGGCCATGGCCATGAGGGCCCCGATGCCGCCGGCGGCGTGATCGGCGCTTTCGGCGAATTCCTGATGGGCGGCGAGACCATCATCGGCCTCACCATCTTCATGATCCTGGTGGTGATCAACTTCGTCGTCATCACCAAGGGCGCCGGCCGTATTGCCGAAGTCGCCGCGCGCTTCAGCCTCGATTCGATGCCCGGCAAGCAGATGGCGATCGACGCCGATCTCTCAGCGGGCATGATCAACGAGGAACAGGCCAAGCAGCGCCGCTCCGAAGTGGAAGCCGAAAGCGGCTTCTACGGTGCGATGGACGGTGCCTCCAAGTTCGTGAAGGGCGATGCCGTCGCCGGCCTGCTGATCACCGCGATCAACATCGTCGTCGGCCTCGGCATCGGCGTGATCGAGCACGGCGTGCCGATCGGCGAGGCGTTCCGCACCTATACCGTGCTCACCGCGGGCGACGGTCTGGTCAGCCAGATCCCGGCGCTGATCGTGTCGACCGCGGCGGGTCTGCTCGTCTCCAAGGGCGGCGTCGCCGGCAAGACCGGCGCGGCACTGGGCGACCAGCTCGGCCGCTACCCCAAGGCGTTCGGCATGGTGTCGTTCCTGATGGGCGCGCTGGCCCTGATGCCGGGCCTGCCCTTCATCCCCTTCGCCGCCTTCTCGGCGCTGTCGGGCTGGGTCGCGTGGGAGATGTCGCGCCGCTCCACCGCCAAGGCCGCGCGCCAGCGCATCCAGGCGGCGCAGGAAGTCGCGCAGTCGCAGGCGGTCGAACAGCCCATCTCCGAGACGCTGGCGATCGACGCCGTCCGCATCGAGATCGGCTACGCGCTGCTGCCGATGATCAACGACGATACGCGCGAACCGCGGCTCGACGACCAGGTCCGCGCACTGCGTCGCCAGATGGCGACCGAATATGGCTTCGTGCTGCCGTCGGTTCGAATCATCGACAATATGGGCCTCAAGCCCAACGAATATGTCATCTCGATCAAGGAGACCGAGGCGGCGCGCGGCGACATCCGGCTGGAGAAGCTGCTGCTGATCAATCCGGGCGGCGGCTCGGTCGGCCTGCCGGGCGAAGTCACCAAGGAACCCGTGTTCGGCCTGCCGGCGCTGTGGATCGATCGCGAGCTGCGCGACGAAGCCGGCTTCCGCGGCCTCACCGTCGTCGATTGCGGCACGATCATCGCCACCCACCTGACCGAGCTGGTGAAGGAAAACATCGCCGATCTGCTCTCGTACACCGAGACGCAGAAGCTGCTGACCGAAGTCCACAAGGAATCGGAAAAGCTGGTGGCGGATATCATCCCGTCCAAGGTCTCGGTGTCGAGCGTCCAGCGCATCCTGCAGAACCTGCTCGCCGAGCAGATCTCGATCCGCGACATCCCGACGATCCTCGAAGGCATCGCGGAATCGGCGCCGCTGACCAGCAACCTGACCACGATCACCGAGCATGTCCGCAGCCGTCTCGCCCGCCAGATCAGCGCCTCGCAGGCGCGCGGTGACGCGATCCCGGTGGTGACGCTCTCGGCCGACTGGGACCAGGCCTTTGCCGACAGCATCCTCGGCGCGGGCGACGATCGCCAGCTGGCGATGGCGCCTTCCGCGCTCCAGCAATTCATCGGCGCAGTGCGCGAGACCTATGACCGGCTGGCGCAGGACGGCGAGATCCCCGTGATGCTGACCAGCCCGTCGATCCGGCCGTTCGTCCGCTCGATCATCGAGCGTGTCCGCCCGGCGACGGTGGTGCTGTCGCAGAACGAGATCCACGCCCGCGCGCGCATCCGGGCGCTCGGCGTAATTGGCTGA
- a CDS encoding sigma-54 dependent transcriptional regulator: protein MATSIRMLLIGEPGSEFRLAAELARSAGAEVAMADTPGDGLVELRQGGADLVMIDVEADITAFMASIRAERFTIAVLACGIDAPAERAVAAIRAGARDYVPLPPQRELIAAAIASVVERKAPAWIGGHPALARALSLAAGVAPSAAPVLITGEKGSGKEMMARAVHDASGRPQPMLVAECAGVAPDVIESELFGHEAGAFPGAVARRIGRLEKAGHGTVLLREVGMLSPALQAKLHEVLQKQQFRRLAGHEAIPFHGRLIATSSLNLDALVETGTFRADLLVRLGLVRVEVPPLRARGEDIIALARYFAKRHAEVDGLPPRAFTDEALALLQRYVWPGNIRELDETVHRAILLGRGAAIMPGDLVRADGTPLAELNTETNPLDINSLVGRTVEEVERELILQTLERCHGNRTSASNILGISVRTMRNKLRSFIDAGIAVSPAP, encoded by the coding sequence ATGGCCACCTCGATCCGCATGCTGCTGATCGGCGAACCCGGCAGCGAGTTCCGTCTCGCCGCCGAGCTTGCCCGCAGCGCCGGCGCCGAAGTGGCGATGGCCGACACGCCCGGTGACGGGCTGGTCGAGCTGCGCCAGGGCGGTGCCGATCTGGTGATGATCGACGTCGAGGCGGACATCACCGCCTTCATGGCGAGCATCCGCGCCGAGCGCTTCACCATCGCCGTGCTGGCCTGCGGAATCGATGCGCCGGCAGAGCGCGCCGTGGCGGCGATCCGCGCCGGTGCACGTGATTACGTTCCCCTCCCCCCGCAGCGCGAGCTGATCGCCGCGGCCATCGCCTCGGTAGTCGAGCGCAAGGCGCCCGCCTGGATCGGCGGCCACCCGGCGCTCGCCCGTGCGCTGTCGCTCGCCGCGGGTGTGGCGCCCAGCGCCGCCCCGGTGCTGATCACCGGCGAAAAGGGCAGCGGCAAGGAAATGATGGCGCGCGCGGTGCACGATGCCTCGGGCCGTCCGCAGCCGATGCTGGTGGCGGAATGCGCGGGCGTCGCACCCGACGTGATCGAATCCGAACTGTTCGGCCACGAGGCCGGCGCCTTTCCGGGTGCCGTTGCCCGCCGCATCGGTCGGCTGGAAAAGGCCGGGCACGGCACGGTGCTGCTGCGCGAAGTCGGCATGCTGTCGCCGGCGTTGCAGGCCAAGCTGCACGAGGTGCTCCAGAAGCAGCAGTTCCGCCGCCTGGCGGGCCACGAGGCCATTCCCTTCCACGGTCGCCTGATCGCCACCTCCAGCCTCAACCTCGATGCGCTGGTGGAGACCGGCACGTTTCGCGCCGATCTGCTGGTGCGGCTGGGGCTGGTGCGCGTCGAGGTGCCGCCCTTGCGGGCCCGCGGCGAGGACATCATCGCCCTCGCCCGCTATTTCGCCAAGCGCCACGCCGAAGTCGACGGCCTGCCCCCGCGCGCCTTCACGGACGAGGCGCTAGCGCTGCTCCAGCGCTATGTCTGGCCGGGCAACATCCGCGAGCTGGACGAGACAGTGCATCGCGCCATCCTGCTCGGCCGCGGCGCCGCGATCATGCCGGGCGACCTGGTGCGCGCCGACGGCACGCCGCTCGCCGAGCTCAACACAGAGACCAATCCTTTGGACATCAACAGCCTGGTCGGGCGCACGGTCGAAGAGGTCGAGCGCGAGCTGATCCTGCAGACGCTGGAGCGCTGCCACGGCAACCGCACCTCGGCGTCGAACATCCTCGGCATTTCGGTGCGGACGATGCGCAACAAGCTGCGCAGCTTCATCGACGCCGGCATCGCCGTCTCGCCCGCGCCCTGA
- the fliN gene encoding flagellar motor switch protein FliN, whose protein sequence is MTIDPHDIIPSDGSEPQPAPAPDFQDFELPGSMPEGNGGSAGLEAVHDVPVKVQAVLGRARMPIGDLLALSSGTVLELDRRVGEPVDIFVNDRLIARGEVVLIDNALGVTLTEIVRPDR, encoded by the coding sequence ATGACGATCGATCCCCACGACATCATCCCATCGGACGGCAGCGAGCCTCAGCCCGCACCCGCCCCCGACTTCCAGGATTTCGAACTGCCGGGCAGCATGCCCGAGGGCAATGGCGGCAGCGCCGGCCTCGAGGCCGTGCACGACGTGCCGGTCAAGGTGCAGGCGGTACTCGGCCGCGCGCGGATGCCGATCGGCGATCTGCTCGCGCTCAGCTCGGGCACCGTGCTCGAGCTGGACCGCCGCGTCGGCGAACCGGTCGACATCTTCGTCAACGACCGGCTGATTGCCCGTGGCGAAGTCGTGCTGATCGATAACGCGCTGGGCGTGACGCTCACCGAAATCGTGCGGCCCGATCGCTGA
- the fliF gene encoding flagellar basal-body MS-ring/collar protein FliF: MEAIKNLVAQLGTKRLAMMGGVAFALLAALTFVAMSSSKSNMGYLYTDLDPAAASTITEKLKAQNVPYTLSADGTAIMAPEDKLAELRMSMASEKLGGKIGYEVLDQEQPFGVSASRAKMNETRAIEGELSKSIQTIQSVTAARVHIVMPERAMFATESRKATAAVTIKTKGHIGSEQVASIRYLVSSSVPELSPDAVSVVDQTGALLARAGDPDTAAAGDADERQQTVEGKLRDEIEALLQPIVGEGKVRAEVSAQIDRDQTREESNVFDPDKQVVSRQVSVETGDQNKESDAGPQTASVANQMPDAKANPGAPGSSRQSASNQTSEDTTYSNSSTRTVTLRSPGKVTRLTVAVMVDGGPKGLPADQVQRLQRLVENAVGIDTQRGDSVVVESMPFSAVPVDDAKESLFSKLPMDRIWTFLQLALIAGVGLLALRMLKPKPEPLPIEPEMTQLAAQQQSEEMRMLTARAADGDPEALQQLEQMNVSETALLDQEIALAQVDGRIKLSALKRIGSAIAASPPEAASVIRQWMNA; the protein is encoded by the coding sequence TTGGAAGCGATCAAGAATCTGGTGGCGCAACTCGGCACCAAGCGGCTCGCGATGATGGGGGGCGTGGCGTTCGCTCTGCTCGCGGCGCTGACCTTCGTGGCGATGAGCAGCTCCAAGTCCAACATGGGCTACCTCTACACCGATCTCGATCCGGCAGCTGCCTCGACGATCACCGAGAAGCTCAAGGCGCAGAACGTGCCCTACACGCTCTCTGCCGACGGCACCGCGATCATGGCGCCCGAGGACAAGCTCGCCGAGCTCCGCATGAGCATGGCCAGCGAGAAGCTGGGCGGCAAGATCGGCTATGAGGTGCTCGACCAGGAGCAGCCCTTCGGCGTTTCCGCCAGCCGCGCCAAGATGAACGAGACGCGCGCCATCGAGGGCGAGCTCTCCAAGTCGATCCAGACGATTCAGAGCGTCACCGCCGCGCGGGTCCATATCGTGATGCCCGAGCGCGCGATGTTCGCCACCGAAAGCCGCAAGGCGACTGCGGCGGTCACCATCAAGACCAAGGGCCATATCGGGTCCGAGCAGGTCGCCTCAATCCGCTACCTCGTCTCCTCCTCGGTCCCCGAATTGTCTCCCGACGCCGTCTCGGTCGTCGACCAGACCGGTGCCCTGCTTGCCCGCGCGGGCGATCCCGACACCGCCGCCGCCGGCGATGCGGATGAGCGCCAGCAGACCGTCGAGGGCAAGCTGCGCGACGAGATCGAGGCGCTGCTGCAGCCGATCGTCGGCGAGGGCAAGGTCCGCGCCGAGGTCTCGGCCCAGATCGACCGCGACCAGACCCGCGAGGAATCGAACGTCTTCGATCCCGACAAGCAGGTCGTGTCCCGCCAGGTGAGCGTCGAAACCGGCGACCAGAACAAGGAGAGCGATGCCGGTCCGCAGACCGCCTCGGTCGCCAACCAGATGCCCGACGCCAAGGCCAATCCGGGCGCCCCGGGCAGCTCGCGCCAGTCGGCCAGCAACCAGACGTCGGAAGACACCACCTATTCGAACAGCTCGACCAGGACGGTCACGCTGCGCTCGCCGGGCAAGGTCACCCGCCTCACCGTCGCAGTGATGGTCGATGGCGGTCCGAAGGGGCTTCCCGCCGATCAGGTCCAGCGCCTCCAGCGCCTGGTGGAGAATGCCGTCGGCATCGACACCCAGCGCGGCGACAGCGTCGTCGTCGAGAGCATGCCCTTCTCGGCGGTGCCGGTGGACGATGCCAAGGAGAGCCTCTTCTCCAAGCTGCCGATGGACCGGATCTGGACCTTCCTGCAGCTCGCACTGATTGCCGGTGTCGGCCTGCTCGCCCTGCGCATGCTCAAGCCCAAGCCCGAGCCGCTGCCAATCGAGCCGGAAATGACCCAGCTGGCGGCGCAGCAGCAGTCCGAAGAGATGCGGATGCTTACCGCCCGCGCCGCGGACGGCGACCCGGAAGCGCTCCAGCAGCTCGAGCAGATGAACGTCTCCGAAACGGCGCTGCTCGATCAGGAAATCGCCCTCGCCCAGGTGGATGGGCGGATCAAGCTCTCCGCGCTCAAGCGGATTGGCTCGGCCATCGCGGCCAGCCCGCCCGAGGCTGCCTCGGTGATTCGCCAGTGGATGAACGCATAG